The Streptomyces liliiviolaceus sequence GTCGACGACGAGATCCCAGGTGCGGGCGGAACCACCCCAGTAGTGCAGGAACACCAGGGTCGGTCCGGTCCCGGAGCGGTGGTCGTAAACGGGCAGCGGTGTCGGCAGCGTCTGGGGTGTACGGGTCATCGCGACTTCCTCGATCAGTGTGCTGAGCTCTTCTTCCTGCATCGATTGAAGCTCCGTGGCCGCTCCAGGACATCGGCACGACCGGTCGTCCCATGGTGGAAACTGGACACGTGCGTGTGATCCGGCAGATGACCTATCAGCCCATCGGGGGCGACGGCGGCGCCGTCGAGACGATGACGGTCGACCGCCTGCGCGAGCTCAACGACGGCGGCACACAACGCGCCGACTTCCATGTCCTGGCTCTCGTCGACGCCGGGCGGGGAGCCGTCACGGTCGACTTCCTGCGGCATCCGCTCGGGGAGCGGTCCGCGGTGTGGGTCGCTCCCGGCGCGGTGCACCGATGGGACGACATCGCGGATGTGGCAGGGCACGTCGTGCTGTTCACGCCGACCGCGCCGGTCACCCGTGCCACGCGCGAACTCGTCGCGTCCGCGGACCGGGTCGCGCGGTGGCGCGTTCCCGACGCCGACTGGCCGTTCGTCGACGCCGCGCGGAGACATCTCCTCCTCGAAGCGTCCGCCCCGCCCGAAGACAGGGCGACCGAACTGCCCGAGATCCTGCTCTCCGCGCTCGTCGCCCGGCTGCGGCCGCCGCACGGTGGGACGGGGGCGACGAATCCGACGTTCCGGCTGTTCAGGTCCGGCGTCGAAGCTCACTTCCGGGAGCATCACGACGCCGCGTACTACGCCCGGGCGCTGGGCTACGCGCCCCGCACGCTTTCGAGGGCGGTGCAGCAGGCCACCGGTCGCACCGCGAAGGCGTACATCGTCGACCGGATCGTCCTGGAGGCCCGGCGGCTCCTCGCCCACGACCGGCTCACGTCGGCCGGTTGTGCGCGCGCACTCGGCTTCCCCGACGCGTCCAACTTCTCGGTGTTCTTCCTCAACGCGACGGGTGTCCGCCCGGGTGCGTGGCAGGCGATGACCGCCATCGACCGATCGAGCACCTGAAATGCCCTGATATGCACTTTCCGGTGAACCGTCCTAGCCTGACGGATATCGCTCGGGGCGGTCGACGGCCGGTACAGCCGGCGGAGGGTGAGCTTCCATGGCTGAGCGACGTATACGGTCCGGTCTGGTCGGCGAGTTGTCGGCCGAGTTCGCGGGCACCCTGATCCTCATCCTCTTCGGATGCGGTGTGGTGGCCCAGGTGTCCGCGGGAGGCGCTCTCACCGATCCCGCCGGTGGCCTGGGTGACCACGACAGCATCGCCTGGGCATGGGGCCTGGGTGTCACCCTGGGCGTCTATGTGGCGGCGAGGCTGAGCGGCGCCCACCTCAATCCCGCGGTGACCGTCGCACTCGCGGCGTTCAAGGGCTTCCCGTGGCGCAAGGTGGCTCCCTACGCGCTGGCCCAGACGGCCGGCGCCTTCGTGGCCGCGCTCCTCGTCCGCTGGAACTACAGCGAGGCGCTGGCGAAGGCCGACCCCGGACACACCATCAAGACGCAAGGCGTGTTCTCGACGCTGCCCGGCAACGGCAACCCCGCCCTCCCCGTCCACGAGTGGGGCGCGTTCCGTGACCAGGTCATCGGCACCGCCATCCTGCTGCTGCTGATCATGGCCATCACGGACATGCTGAACACACCGCCGGGCGCGAACCTGGGCCCGTTCGTCATCGGCCTGGTCGTCGTCGCGATCGGTATGGCCTGGGGGACGAACGCGGGGTACGCCATCAACCCGGCCCGTGACTTCGGACCGCGGCTGGCCAGCTTCTTCACCGGATACGGCGGAGCGTGGCGGGATCAGTACGGGAACCTGTACTTCTGGGTGCCGATCATCGGCCCGCTGGTCGGCGGCCTGCTCGGCGCCGGTCTGTACAAGGTCTTCATCAGCCGCTTCCTGCCGTCCGCGGAACCCGAGCCGCCGGGACGCGTCCCGGCATCCAAGGA is a genomic window containing:
- a CDS encoding helix-turn-helix domain-containing protein — its product is MVETGHVRVIRQMTYQPIGGDGGAVETMTVDRLRELNDGGTQRADFHVLALVDAGRGAVTVDFLRHPLGERSAVWVAPGAVHRWDDIADVAGHVVLFTPTAPVTRATRELVASADRVARWRVPDADWPFVDAARRHLLLEASAPPEDRATELPEILLSALVARLRPPHGGTGATNPTFRLFRSGVEAHFREHHDAAYYARALGYAPRTLSRAVQQATGRTAKAYIVDRIVLEARRLLAHDRLTSAGCARALGFPDASNFSVFFLNATGVRPGAWQAMTAIDRSST
- a CDS encoding MIP/aquaporin family protein, which codes for MAERRIRSGLVGELSAEFAGTLILILFGCGVVAQVSAGGALTDPAGGLGDHDSIAWAWGLGVTLGVYVAARLSGAHLNPAVTVALAAFKGFPWRKVAPYALAQTAGAFVAALLVRWNYSEALAKADPGHTIKTQGVFSTLPGNGNPALPVHEWGAFRDQVIGTAILLLLIMAITDMLNTPPGANLGPFVIGLVVVAIGMAWGTNAGYAINPARDFGPRLASFFTGYGGAWRDQYGNLYFWVPIIGPLVGGLLGAGLYKVFISRFLPSAEPEPPGRVPASKD